The region TCCAATTAACATGACAGTTTGAATCGgtatatactttatatatttatttttaaaaaaattgggtcCTAAACGGTAAATACTTACCCGCACCGGGTGTTTACATCAAGATGATGCAACTTACCGTGGTTAAGTGACTTAATAGAGTGaatatatacatttattaaCCTTGGCTAAGTGATAGTAATGACATGTTTTAGGCatgtcataatatttgtgtgattaAACTTCTCATTACGGGTAAAATGGGTATGTAAAATTACTTATGTCACAAGAGTATAGTTTAGGAAGCCGGAACACCCGGTGTTTTCATTTAACTGTACTAGTTTACCATGAATCCATGATTAAGCCATAAACTAAAGtgagaataaatattaattaactATGTTTTAATGATAAGAGTGTATTTATTGGATTGATAAAAATAGTTAAATACCGGGGTCGCGTAAGTGATCCCCACACAAAATTATTAGAATTTAGAAGAGTCATCTCTAGACATATCGTAACAAAATATTAGGGTGTTTGGATGCATCATTGTCCATGGATGATAATGAGTCATGGATGAGGAAACTTATGATGAAAATCACCATGGAGGATGAACAAATGGCCACGGATGAGGATAAATCTATGGATGGCGCCAATCTAGTCTTTATCTTGTGTAGTTACATCGGGCAATTCgcacgattgcccttattcggggttggtctttaattttcatcCCTCAAATTCACttcctttaattttcaatttttcgtCTAAAAATCCGATGTTTGGGTTTGAAACCTCCTACAAAAAAATTCGCGAGGGCGAGTTCGTAGCAAAGTAGGCTTATTCGGGAAAAAGTTAGgccttcaaacaaaaaaaaaaaaaaaaaaaaaaaaatgcccgAGGCAAAGTCTACCTTAATATGCCTACTTTGCTATAAAACTCTGTCTTTTgaaattagtttttcttttactgAGCGGTGTTCGAGCCGAGAACCTCAGAGtattttcggtcacttttttaaacgaagagcaaaaattaaagactagcagcgcctttgaaggacaatccgtgcaaaaaaaatgaGTTGCATCTTCATGCTAGGATGAATCAGATTTCTCAGTTGCAAAATATAGGTAGAGATGTAGGCAAATGCAAATTAGATAAGTGAGGAGGCAAGGAAATGAACTTTTCTTGGCCTGATTAACAGTAAAGAAACTTCTGCACTCTTAAGATGAAATATGAAGGTATGAGGATTCTATAGGATTGTCAAGCAAGACATTCATTTGGCTTCCGAGAGGTTTTAAGTCTATCGAAcatttgatttattttattaatgacAATCATAAGTTTTTAATCAGTTTGCTGTTTGTGTACAaatagaattcttaaaatacaTTTATTAGCAGAAGATAACGGTTCTTGGATACTAAAGTTTACTTGTAAATAAATCTCTTCACTACTCTCACAAACTCATCACATGCGCGAGGGAAAAGAGAGTTTTAATTTATCAAATACctgattttttaatttaatactGTGGGTAATAATACATGAGTGAAGTTTGTGTAAGCATTTAAAATACGTGTACTTTGATGATGACACTAGAGTTTCTTCTAATAATTATGGTGATCAAGTCAGCATGTGCATACTCAACCAATTCCACAAGGTACCTGTTATTCCCATCAGTAGGAATTTGTTCATCAAGACGTTTAACATATGGAAAGAAATCACAAGATCACTAAAGTTCGCTTGTTTGAACAAAAAGCCAAACAGATATGTATCTTGTACATGGTTCAGTGTAACATTTACTTTTTTCTATTACAAAGCAAAAGCATATGTTTATTCAAAAACctaacaaaattaaaatttgcttCTGAACTTTGTTCCCACCGAAGGTGAATGAAAAAGAATTGAAGCTTCTCAATAACAAGAAACTCGTCTTTCCATTTGGACTTTGGAGAACCATTCCCCATTATTTGATCGTTTGTTAGGATACAGTCCGCACATTCAAATAAAAATAGGAAAATGTTATACAGCATCGGGTTCCAATTTATTACATCTTCGTTCAAGCTTGACTAGTGGTAAATACAGGAAACTGAAAGTTCAAACTTGACATGGAACCTCTGAAATTTTCTGAGCTACTCAGTCGCTCCAATTATCTTGATCGATCGCAAAAGTTTGTCCATCCCTCCCCTCCTGCATTTTAACCCAGATAGCATAAGGTCTCAAGTGGCCGATGTTTAGATACCCTCAGTACAAACATACTAAAGTTGTCTaacccaaccaaaaaaaaaaaaaaaaaaaaaaaatgaaggttacAAGGCGTACCAGTTCATCAGTAGTGACTTTGCTCGGAGACCAGACAAGAATTTTCCGGTCATTACTACCCGTGTACAGTTCCTGAAGACATAATAGTTTCAAATGTGAATAAAAGCAATTTATCAGAGTCCCCGAGGGGAAATGATGGCTAGGATGGTAGGACTTGAGGAAAACATTCAAAATCCATTGCTGTCTACATCAGATGAGATAATAGCAAAAAGAAATGAAGCAAGGCTTAAGAATCAATGCCTCACCACGTAAAACACAAGATTGCTTGTACTTTATGCTGCATAAATTAAACGATTACAGTGTCCCTTGTCATGAGATCTTTTGAATTTCATGTACTTTTTAGTATAAAGAAAGAATACCTCTGTGCATATGCACTAGGATGACCTATTAGCTAGTGGGTGAGTTAGCCGCTCGATCAATGTTTTTCTCATAGCAACTTCCAGTATACAATGAATGATATAATTTGGTTTATAGAAAAAAGTGGTACCACTCAGATACTTGAGGTTCAGGAGATCACAGCTTATGCAGAACTCACTGTTTTACCAAAACCATGTACCTAGGGGGAAGGCAAAGAAATTATGTACCTGGTCCAGTGAATCATACAGACAACAGTTCACATTTTCATAGTGGCCACGTAAATCCATCATCGTCTTGCCCGACCACAAATCAAATGCCTACACGATTTCCACACTAAGTTAATACTAAAGAAAAATAACCTTGCGTAATAATAAACAGTTCTTGGGGGTAGTGGGGTGGGGGTTGTAAAAGATTATTTACCTTAGTAGTTGACATGCATGGCACAAATGCAAGTGTTGAATCATGAGATATGGCTAGTTGTATAGCTTTTGTGGCTTGCAGGCGTGATGTTTCATAGTTCACAAGTGTATTGCAACCAGATTCAATATCCCATAACCTTAACCTTGAATCAGAACCTGAAATCCAAGGGAAGAAATATTTAAAGCTTCAGTTGCGTGTGTTTTTCCACCACGTAGCCAAAAGCAATAAATTATGGATGAGATGTCCTAATCACATTGGAACAACTCTACCCATATCATTTCCAGTACTTTTAAATGACACAAACAGAAAATGGCAGTGAACTTTGTTTTGGTTGTGTTAGCTATCGATGGCTAAGGTAATCCAACCGCTACTCAGTAGTAGCCTGAAAATGGCGTATCGGAACTAATTGCATTTTACGTGATTAAATAACTAAACGAACTTCAAACTGGCTGAATTACTAGTTTTTGGTTTCTATACTGACAAGTTATACCTACTAAAGCTCTGCTATTCTCACTGAGGAAGTCCAGCTTTTATGTCCACTAATGTTGCTTTACCACACCATACTagataaagaataaaagaatgtCTGCTATCCAAGATTGTTTCAAACGACATCTTACATGCAGTATTTTAGAAACAGTGCCTAAAGAATTTTTCTAGAGAAATGCTAGAAAAGCATATCAGAATGAGATTAGAAAGCACCATAACATGCTGTATTAAATTCCAGAAGTCGCACTTCACAGTTGACCAACTATAAAAGGACGAGTAATGTGTGACAGACCGCAGATTGTCATACATACATCTAACAGAAACAGTGACGTAAGACCTTTCAGCCTCTTAAGTGGAGAAAACTAATCACAATGCATACACAAATTCCAAGCAGTAGCAATACAAAAGCTGGGAGGAGGaaaaaatgtctttgaaaagaATTGCGATGTCAACCTGCACTAAGGAGATACATTCCATCATTGGTCACTTTTAATCCATTGACAGCACCATAATGAGCAGTGGCTCTATCCTGACTAGACAACATCCCTGGATGCAGTCGCTGCTTCCCAGACCCCCTCACTTGTCTTGCAGACTGTTTGATACTCACACCATTTCCCATTTTCTTCTGAGATGGACGGCCCACAGATCCCACTTGagggattacactgggtttgttgttgttgttgttctgaGATGGACGGCCTTTAGCAGATGATGGGCCTCCTGAAGATGATTTCGGCGTGGAACTCTGAACAGGAAGATAGAATACATTACAGGCACGAAAACTAACCATAAGATCGAACAGAATCAGCAATTCCACCCTGATTAAGCTTTTTAGATCAACTCACACAAATTAAAACATAGGGAAGGTTCATTGACACAAAAGGAGATGGGACCAAAAAGCATAGACTTACTTGTAAACCTAGAGAACAACTGTGTGGTTTCTGTGCTCTctgaaagaaaaagcaaaaaagttGCAATAAAAGCAAGTCTACTTATAATCTGCTCCCTTCTCTTCTCCAAAGGGTACCAATGTGAAGATAGAGAGGAGCATCTCTTCTTAGAACTCTGTCCAATTAAAAAAGGAACTCGCTTGAAACAGATGTTGTACACACCCTAAATGAATTAGATAACTAGATTTTAATGGGTCAATATTAAATCAAAGGAAAATGAACAGCTTGCTATCAGAAATAAAAGGTGAACAATGCTTCCTCTCAATTTtatgcagaaatagaagaataATATGTGCCATTAAAATTCCGAATATGATTCTAAGTAATACGTAATGACAGAAGGTAACCTTATTTGCAGTGGAACGTGTAAGAAGAGTTGGGCGTCTTCCAAGCTGAGAATGAGACTGATCTAAAACACGAAAGCATCCTGCACGCCTGATGTCCCAAAAACGAATGGCGCCATCGCATCCCCCTGTTATCAAAACCCACTCGCTAGAAGCAGACCATTCAACTGACATGACTCCGTCTGCCAGAAcccaagggagaaaaaaaacatCTAAGGGCTTCTGAACTAGTAGTGGTTCTCACAAAAATCTTGAATGcgaaataaagaaaatatgacTATAGGATTGGTCCATTGATTTGGAGAGGTTGAAAATGGGCAATCAGTTCCTTTTTCTTAAGGGCGCTTGACCAAACACACGAGTTTATAATGTTAATTTGACTTGAGGATTATACAATGGTAgcagaagaaaatattaaagtaaTGGTTGAAAAAGTTAGTTTGATAGAAAGTATATCACTCCACATTAAAATTAGTATAGAAAAATGAACTTTAATTGTAGAACATTccaagaaatgaaagaaatagtATTATTAATAGAATCGTGCCAAATATTTTGGAATATCCTAAATGGAAAGAGTATTATTGAACAAATTGAAATGTAAGGAATCAGTAGCAAGGTGTAAATACTAAATAATGGAGTCAATAATGGATGCTGCACAACGAGGTGAAAAATGTTTAAAATAAGAAAGTGCAACATTGTATTGAGAGATTTGGAATACAGACTGAACAGAATAAACACAACGTGAAAATTTCACGTGGTTATTTTTGCAGCGAAACATGTCATAGGAAATCTATACGAGCAGCTCTAAAATGAAGCAAAAGTATTGTAAAAGACGTGTTTGAGGAAATCTCTAACTAGGTGGAGGTGACTCTTTGCCTTGCTTAAGTAGCAGTTTAGTGTCAGCACCAAGGTGCTAAGGTGTGCACCTTAGCATCTAGATTAATCATTGAGGAAATGTACTGATaaataaattagaaattaatataagtaaattagTTGTTGCATTTGAATTAGAAACTTAAAAATGCATCTTTCCATCTGAAAATAACTCCAAAatcatcttttgtttttttatctCAATTGACATAGTTCTACATGGAgtagtttttaattttatctGGATAGAGgtacttttaattattttttcttcattcctttttttttttttttttttttttttttttttttttttggtttcgttttttcctttcttcactCAAGTGTGTTTTTCTAATAACAGAGAAATCCCCGAGAAACGATGGCACATGAGTCAAAACTCGGTGGATATTGGGCCCGCTCCTCTACCCTTCTCTACTTAAATACAAGATGTTTGTCAGCAGTAGGGTTCAAACCCAAGACATGCATCTAACCCATACACCAAGTCGCACTCTTACCActtaccactagaccaaagcCCGGGGCAAGTGTGCTTTTAAATTGCATTATGTGCTTCATTAAAACCTTGGTGCTCACAGCGCACCACGCAGCAGCCTTCGATATAACTAACATCCATGATACAGCTCTATAATACTGTGTCAAAATCATTCATCTACCTGTAATATGAAATTGGTGACCCTCATAGAAACTAGGCGGAGAGTATTCAGGGATCTTGAATCGAACATCAACCATTTGCCTGTGGTTTTGATAGTTGTGAACAATTACTAATTTGTTACAGTGTTACACCACAATATTCAAGTATgtattattaatatatatttcaaataaattaagatgaagttgtcctgaagggactcCAACAACATACTACACTAGGATACCAATATCTGGCATTCTGTTCCGACTACTGTGCTGCTTAACTTGCATGGACCTTACAGAAATTGCATTGGGTTAAGGACGATTAGCTTATACAAGAATGTCGAGTCATTTTTCGTGTTATTGCATCTACACTCTGCTCACAGTGGCTTTTTATCATTTCCAGAAATAGTTGAGAAGACCATatatcaacaaaagaaaataattcaGACAGAAAACTGACCCAAGAAAGATATTATTCAGACATAAAACTGACCCAAAAGACATAATTCAGACAGTGACTTCGAATCCCATTCTTTAGCACCCAATCGAGAGAAAAATCAGTTTCAGCTAACTCACAAAATACTATATCATCCTAGCCTGAACTCATGGGAGGCGGGAATGGGTATACCATAAAATTTCTAATGGATCAAGATGCACCAAGCCAGGAACTACTAAATTGCTAAACTGCTCCTATTACCCCCACAGAATGGCATGTTACTCTGCCTAAGAACTGGAACAGGGACCAGACCCTCAATGGTCTAAAAGCATAGACGCTAAATAGAAGCTTTCTTTTGTCGAAAGCCAGCCCTGTCTCTCTTTGTTCCAAGGAAGAGAACCTAGACCTTAATTCTTGGGTCGAGGATATCTTGCAAAACCTCATGACATAAAGACATCGAGAAAAACTCCCCACTGGATAAACAACATGTCTGATAGATCTAGAAGGTGAAGCATAGCAAAAGGAAATACTTTATTAATGTCGGAAATAGATATCAGCATACCACGATGGCCAGATAATGTGTGAGCAAATGCACCCGAAGAAATATCACAAAGACGAACTTGAACATCTTCAGATCCAGCAGCAATCAACATGTGTGATGTTGCCACCGGAGACATAGCAGTCTTGTACACTTTTCCAGGCATTTTGAAATTAATTACCACCTTAAGAACAATTAAGGAAATCAAAAATTAGGCTAGGAACTcattcaataaaaaggaaaataagctGAAAAACTGCACTTCCGTGGAGTACAATAAGGTGATCAGAAAGAAATACTACCTGCGTCGTGTTAGTATCCCAGACATTAACGTAATGGTCATAAGAGCCTGTAATAAAAAGCCCTGTGTCAATTGGATACCAGATGGCAGTGGAAATAGCATATTTGTGGCCCTGTTCATGTTGCTTGTCAACCAAAAGTATGTGCTTATGCTTTGCAATCAGACCACTTCCATCGTAATCAGTTGCACGTTGGACATCATAAACAGCAACTGATGCATCCGAAGCAGAGGATAACAGATATCGTCCCTCTGTCAAATCAACCTGATTTTGTGATCACAATAAATGTACACAGGAGGTACTTTTAAAATAATGCAAGTTCCATCTATACACCTCAACCAGATATAATCTggcaaaattataaaataaaccCAGATAGATGAAGTTAACTAGAAGAATTCAAACTTTCGTTTCATGTACTAGTCTAATAACTATAGCCTTAATCACCTGACAGGTATGTAATCAAGCTCATAATCAGAatttcttgagaaaaaaaatactgTGTGCAATTGAGACCAAAGATAACCATGTTCACAGACCAACTTTTTTCTAGTGTTACGCTTGTCCAAATTTCTTCTCCATAAGTGTCTCCCAGTTCATTTTTCGATTCTATGGGTTAACCATTATTTCAATGAAGCACATATCTCCAAGTTTTTGCATCTAGAGGTCGTATATTAACATTAATGTAAACATGTACGAAATGTCTGAGggacaaaaaaaatattctcatctcgCTTTTCTTTACAAGGTATGAAGATGCAATCAACAAAATGCACGCAACATGCACTCCCTAAGGCATCTAAAATATAAGGGAGTTAATGGCTTAATGCAAAATAGAGATACTTGGAGACAGCAAGGCATCGACTTCGATTAagcttaattttatattttatgcttTTCTTCTATAATATGTTTATATGTAAACCACTACCTCCTATTAGCCTCGATTTTTCTTGGAGCTAATGTCAATCAACTCCACCTCAATCACAAAATACTTAGGCTCAGCTCTATGAATCACCAGCCTCCATATGCTCACTTCAATCCCATTCCTTGAAACTAAAATCCATTCCATTTATGTACTACGTGGAGAGTAGCCCATGGATATGAGTTACACCAGTTGATTTATCCTCGTTTCAATATGGAATCCTAGGACTTAATAATACTCATAGAAGTTAGAAAAGACCGACTTCTgtgttttaatttatatacaaCACCTATGCCTCACTCACAAACAAATTAGGGTTAGGATATGAATCTCACTTTCATTTAAGCTCACATTTCACATTATcatcatactaaataaaataaatatagtatTGATCGACAAGACGGGCAGTGGAGTTAATGATCGACTGCAAGCTTGGAGAGAGGCCCTAGATTCTAGAGGTTTCAGGTTAAGCCGGACTAAAACAAAGTACCTAGAGTGCAAGTTCAGCGACATAACCCATGAGGTGGATTGACACACAAGTCATATCttaggaagtttcaagtatcttgggtccatAATCCAAGGAGACGAAAAAGATTGATGATGATGTAGCACACCGCATTGAAGCGGGGTGGGTGAAATGGATGCTCGCATCCGAGGTTCTGTGCAATAAAAATGTGTCGCCAAGACTTGAAGGTAAGTTGTACAGAGTGGTGGTTAGATCAACTTTATTCTATGGGCTTGAGCGCTGGCCAGTCAAGAACGCCCACATTCAAAAGATGAAGGTAGCAAAGATGAGGATACTCAGATGGATGTGCAGGCATATTAGGAAAGATATGATTAGAAGCAAAGTCATACAGGGCGAGGTGAGAGTGGCCTCTATGGCAgacaagatgagggaagcgAGGCTTAAATGGTTCgagcatgtgaagaggaggtgTGTAGATGCACCAGTTataggtgtgagaggttggctataaCAGGAGTTAGGAGAGGTCAAGGTAGGCTGAAGAAGAACtggggaggtgattagacaagaCATGGCACATCTTCAGtttactgaggacatgaccctagataggaAGGTATGGAGGTTGAGGATTAGGGCAGAAGGTTAGTAGGTCGCCGAGTGTTGTCGCACTGCAGTTGGAAGAGGCAGGGGCTAGCCTCATCCTTGCTTCTCTTTATTAGTAGTACTACAATTTAGTGATCGCGTAGCTTCCTTTCTTTAGTGTTTATTACTATCTGTTGCTCCACGTGCTTTCTATCCTGTTATTTTGCCATCTTGAGTTGAggatctatcggaaacaacctctctaccccacaaaggtagggtaAGGTCTACATAAATCCTACCATCCTAGATCTCATGTGGGATTAcacttggtatgttgttgttgtgtataAAGATAAGAGTTAATCGTCAAAAACACACATGAATTGTCACTTTTTTGTGAGTTTCACACCCCAATTATCAGTTGTTCCTATAAACATCTATGTATAAAAACACACCTCGAAGCTGATTAGGCCCACTATCAGTTGCTACTTTTTCCTACCTAAACAATCACTAATACAATAATAAGTATGCACCAACAAACTTGAAATGGTAGATCGAAAAGGAAGTAAAAGTAACCTGAAGGGAGTTGACGGCGCCACGATGAGGAGAAACGATATCTTTGTAGTTGGAGAGTTGAATAGAAGAGATTCGAGACGACTTAATACGATTCCTGAATAAACTAGTGCGAAGCTTGCCAAATTCTCTGTCTCCGATCTCCTTCCACATCGTCCTCGCATCCTTCCCCCAACACCAAAATCAACTACTATTATAATTGTAGATcgcaacaatatatatatacttatagaAATTGAAGGTCTTTACAGATGATCTAGTGAGAAATTGAAGGTCTTTGCAACTGATCTAATATGAAATTGAAAGGTATTTGGAAATGATTTACACTCCTCTTAATTCCCCAAAACACATGATTCTAGTGATGGAACCAATCTTGGCCTTTGTTGTTTCTTCTAAACATTTCCTCAAACAGTTGATAGGTGGACCTTTTTTGCAGAAAGTAACCCTAGCGCCTAGCAAAGAAGGTAATATGTGGATAAGTATAACCACAACGGAAAGGGACAAATGGTGACAAGATGTCTTCGTGGACTATTGAACGTGTGTCAAGGAAGGCATGACTAttaactctcttttttttttttttaatctttttgaaATAGTGAGTCTCTTTTATTGACTATTGTGAGCATGCTTAAATTTGGAGCCCTTAATAATTAGAACCTACTTGGATGAGTTTTTAGCTGATGATTTAAAAGGGTAAGTCACAAATTAGAAATTTTAACTTATAGTCCggcttatttttattattctacCTTAAAAGCAAGTAATTAaaagcaatttttttattttattcaaataatataaaagtgcttaaaaggtattttgacttaaaagcacctaaaataagccaatccaaacagacTCTTAAGGCTATTACAGTTTGGTATGGAAAAAATGTTTTCATTTTAAACTGTTTTTTGACAGACTAAAATTTcgagaaaatgacttccctcCCAGGCCTCGGAAAATCATTTTCCGAAATTAAAACCTTGGCACTACATACGCGAAATACAATACCCCACCCTCGACGCAGCTTGGGATATACCCCCTCCCCCAACCCACTTAAACGTTATTTCCACATATTTCCTCCTCTCTCTCCATCATTGTTTCTCACCAGAGCTCTGGGGTTTTTCATCCTACTTTCTCCATAGTTATTTCTGCAAAGATTCAAAGGTATTCTCCATAATCACTGCTTTAATAATCATAGTACTACAATTTTTGTTGataatttcttcaaaatttaaTCTTTCCCTTCCCTGGATTTCGGCTTGAACACTTGTAACTCATGTGGTTTTGAGTTGATTTGTTCTCTCAACTTGGGAATAAACTTTTTGATTGCTTCAATAATCATagttttatcattttttgttgccaatttcttcaaatttgtaGCATAAATCAGTGTGCCTTTTGTTATGGATTATTAACTAAAGTAATTTTTTGCTGTAAAAGACGTTGAATGGCACTGGCATTTGTTTACCTCTACTTTTTGTTTTGGGGAAATGAAGTTGGCACTGTGAAGCTTGTCATCTCCTTGTAGAATTTCAGTATTTTAACATTCTAGTACTCATGTTAgattccaaacgaacatgagaaaataaataagaaatctacttgttttccaagaacacattttctaggaaaacattttccatggaaaacattttccgccataccgaacacacccttagtcTGGTTGTTATCAGCTGCCTAATTCAGGTTTGAATGTTTTAGTACCCGTTTGACCATGAggattattcacttttttcgcaaaatcttttcactttatttaaaaatcattgtttggccatgaaaatttcaaatacaacttcaaattgtatttggaatttgaaaaacacctaaaaccttgttttcactttttttcaactttcagTTTATGGacattgcattttttttttttttatttttccaattttatcctaaattttttatttttacaaaatgaCTCCATTTATACCAGTCACCAAACTACTCAATGCTTTACTACCCATTACCCAATATTCTAAACTTCATAGAAAAACTTGACATTCTTTGGAAGTTGatcagtttgaaaaaaaaaaaaaaatactaataaGCATTGGAGTTAATGAATGTGACTTTTATatattgcataaaataataagGATTAGAGTTATGAAACGTGTTGG is a window of Lycium ferocissimum isolate CSIRO_LF1 chromosome 12, AGI_CSIRO_Lferr_CH_V1, whole genome shotgun sequence DNA encoding:
- the LOC132041025 gene encoding WD repeat-containing protein ATCSA-1 isoform X1, giving the protein MWKEIGDREFGKLRTSLFRNRIKSSRISSIQLSNYKDIVSPHRGAVNSLQVDLTEGRYLLSSASDASVAVYDVQRATDYDGSGLIAKHKHILLVDKQHEQGHKYAISTAIWYPIDTGLFITGSYDHYVNVWDTNTTQVVINFKMPGKVYKTAMSPVATSHMLIAAGSEDVQVRLCDISSGAFAHTLSGHRDGVMSVEWSASSEWVLITGGCDGAIRFWDIRRAGCFRVLDQSHSQLGRRPTLLTRSTANKRAQKPHSCSLGLQSSTPKSSSGGPSSAKGRPSQNNNNNKPSVIPQVGSVGRPSQKKMGNGVSIKQSARQVRGSGKQRLHPGMLSSQDRATAHYGAVNGLKVTNDGMYLLSAGSDSRLRLWDIESGCNTLVNYETSRLQATKAIQLAISHDSTLAFVPCMSTTKAFDLWSGKTMMDLRGHYENVNCCLYDSLDQELYTGSNDRKILVWSPSKVTTDELEGRDGQTFAIDQDNWSD
- the LOC132041025 gene encoding WD repeat-containing protein ATCSA-1 isoform X2; this translates as MWKEIGDREFGKLRTSLFRNRIKSSRISSIQLSNYKDIVSPHRGAVNSLQVDLTEGRYLLSSASDASVAVYDVQRATDYDGSGLIAKHKHILLVDKQHEQGHKYAISTAIWYPIDTGLFITGSYDHYVNVWDTNTTQVVINFKMPGKVYKTAMSPVATSHMLIAAGSEDVQVRLCDISSGAFAHTLSGHRDGVMSVEWSASSEWVLITGGCDGAIRFWDIRRAGCFRVLDQSHSQLGRRPTLLTRSTANKSSTPKSSSGGPSSAKGRPSQNNNNNKPSVIPQVGSVGRPSQKKMGNGVSIKQSARQVRGSGKQRLHPGMLSSQDRATAHYGAVNGLKVTNDGMYLLSAGSDSRLRLWDIESGCNTLVNYETSRLQATKAIQLAISHDSTLAFVPCMSTTKAFDLWSGKTMMDLRGHYENVNCCLYDSLDQELYTGSNDRKILVWSPSKVTTDELEGRDGQTFAIDQDNWSD